DNA from Streptomyces luteogriseus:
GGTCGGGCTTGGCGATGTAGGCCTTGATGGCTTCCTTGGTGCCGTCGGTGCCGGTGCGCTCCTGGGGGAGGGCGAAGGCGCCGAGGACGGGCAGCAGGGAGGCGATGGCCGCGATCCAGCCGCCGGGTTCGAGGTTGACGACGCCGCCGAGCTTGGCGCTGATGGCGATGACGGTGAACCAGGTGACGGTGAAGCCGCCGAGTGCGGTGAGGACGAGTGGCGCGTTGTTGCGGGCGGGCAGGAGCCAGCCGAGGCCGCGGATGCCGTAGGAGGCGAGCGCGAACAGGGCGGTGAGGACGCCGGCGGTGAAGGTCAGCCACTGCAGGCCACCGGGGTAGCCGTTGAAGGTGAGGTCGCCGGGGAATTCGGCGGTCCAGGTCCAGGCGAGGTACGCGGAGGCGGCGGTGGCGATGCCGCCGGCGAGCAGCAGGGCGCGGGCGGCCGCGGTGGGCAGCGGTATGAGTCCGCGCGGTGCGGGCGTCGGGGTGGGGACGGCGTCCGGCACGGGGGTTTTGGTCGTCTCGGTCATGTCATCACGCCCTGTCCGCGACGCGCTCGCCGAGCAGGCCTTGTGGCCTGAAGAGGAGCACGAGGATGAGGAGGCAGAAGGCCCAGACGTTGGCCCAGCTCTGGCCGCCGAGCTGCTGCATGCCCGGGATCTCGTCGATGTAGGCGGAGGCCAGGGTTTCGGCGATGCCGAGGACGATGCCGCCGAGCATGGCGCCGTAGATGTTGCCGATGCCGCCGAGGACGGCCGCGGTGAAGGCCTTGAGGCCCATGAGGAAGCCCATGCGGTAGTCGACGTTGCCGTACTTGAGTCCGTAGGCGACGGCGGCGACGGCGGCGAAGAAGCCGCCGATGGCGAAGGCGATGACGATGATGCGGTTGGTGTCGATGCCCATCAGCTGCGCCGTGTCGGGGTCCTGCGCCGTGGCCTGCATGGCGCGGCCGGTGCGGCTGCGGCGGACGAAGATCGCGAGGGCGGCCATGCAGAGGATGGCGGCGACGATGAGGAAGATGTCGGCGTCCTTGATGGTGACGGAGCCGATGTCGTGGGTGGCGTCGAGGCCGGGGAAGGCGCGGGCGCGGTCGGCGCCGGGGTAGAAGTTGCGCACGACCTCCTGGAGGGCCAGGGAGAGGCCGATGGCCGTGATGAGCGGTGCCAGGCGTGGTGCTCCGCGCAGTGGTCGGTAGGCGAACCGTTCCGCTCCGACGGCGATGAGGATGGCCACGATGGCGCCGCCGAGGAGCATGAGGGGTACGGCGAGGGCCATCGAGGTGCCGTCGGGCAGGATGTAGAAGTAGACCGTGAGGGCGCCGAAGGCCCCGGTCATGAAGATCTCGCCGTGCGCGAAGTTGATGAGCTGGACGATGCCGTACACCATCGTGTAGCCGATGGCGATCAGCCCGTACATCGAGCCTAGAAGCAGCCCGTTGGCCAGCTGCTGCGGCAGGGTGTTCACCGCATGGCCTCCATGTCGCTGGTGGTCGTGTGCACTGGATGTGTGCGTGGTCGTGTGCTGTGTGGGGGTGTGGAAACGGGCCGCGCGGTCGGGGTCCCCTTCCGCGCGGCCCGTGGTGTGGCGTTGTGGCGGGCCGGACTACTTCAGGTCGGCGGTGCCGGTCTCCACGTCCTTCCAGGCACCCTTCTCGACCTGGTAGACCGTCAGCTGCTTGTTGGTGGTGTCGCCGTACTGGTCGAAGGAGATCTTGCCGGTGAGGCCTTCGAAGTCGGACTTCTGGACACCGTCGACGACCTTGGAGCGCAGGTCGTTGATGTCGGTGGGCACCTTGCCGCCGTTGGCGTCGGCCGCGGCCTTGACGGCCTTGATGATGGCGGTGGTGGCGTCGTAGGCGTAGGCGCCGTACGCGCCGTAGTCGCCCTTGTAACCCTTGTCCTTGTACGTCTGGATGAACGTCTTGGCCGCGGGCAGGGTGTCGGCGGGGACGCCGATGGCGGTGGCGAGGTCGCCCTCGGAGGACTTGCCGGCGGCCTCGATGTAGGTGGAGGCGAACATGCCGTCGCCGCCGAACAGCGGGATCTTGACGCCGGCGTCCTTGAGCTGCTTGGTGATCAGCGCGGACTCGTCGTACTGGCCGCCGTAGTAGAGCAGGTCGGCGCCGGAGTTCTTGATCTTGGTGACGAGGGAGCCGAAGTCCTTGTCGCCGGTGTTGACGTGGTCGGTGCCGACGACCTTGCCGCCGAGCTTCTTGTACTGCTCGTTGAAGATCTTCGCGAGGCCGGCGCCGTAGGTCTGCTTGTCGTCGACGACGAAGGCCTTCTTCTTCTTGAGGCCGTTGTACGCGTAGCCGGCGGCGAAGCTGCCCTGCAGCTCGTCGGTGGTGGCGGTGCGGAAGTAGGTCTTGAACGGGCGCTTCTTGTCCGTCTGCCAGTTCTTGCCCTGGGTCAGCTCGGGGGCCGTGTTCGCGGGGGAGATCTGGGCCATGTTGGCCGAGGCGAACACCTGCTGCATCGTCTGGGCGACGCCGGAGTTCAGCGGGCCGACGGCGCCGACGACCGTTTTGTCGCCGGTCAGTGCGGTGGCGTTGGACTGGCCGGTGGCGGGCTGCGCCTTGTCGTCGAGGGCCTTGAGCTTGAACTTCACGCCCGGGACCCAGTTGTTCTTGTTGGCGTCGTCGACGGCTATCTGGGCGCCGTACTGGATGCCGAGGCCGGTGGTGGAGTTCTCACCGGAGAGGGGGGCGTCCACGCCGATGGTGAACGTGGTGTCGCTCCCGCCGTCTCCGCCCTTGTCACCGCTGTCGTCTCGGGAGCCGCAGGCGGTGAGAGTCAGAGCTCCGGTCGTGAGAACGGAGGTAAGAATCACCAAGGAACGCTGTCGCACAATCAGTCCTTTCACAGGCAGGCCCCGCCCTGGTCGGGGGGTGAGTGCCGCGCTGGTACCGAACTCCCGATGGAGGCGGTGACTGGCCGTGACTCTAAGCCCGGTTTCAGGGCAGGGTCAGCGGCGCGGGCTCGCTTGTGACTTTCTTGTTATGACGGGGTGGATGCCTGGTCTCGGCCGGGGACCCTCTCGGCGGGTTTGGTGGATTTTCGCCGAGGTCCGCATTCTGAGAACTCGCACTTCCGGTTGGCCGTGGCTGAGATCATGCGGTACTGGGCCCGCGGGCGGCCCGGAAGAGATCGGAAAGGTCCCGGGCGTAGCCGCGGCCGAAGATGAGGCTGTGGCGATGTATTGCGCGCGCGTTACGCAGCGTTACGCCGAGAAATGGGGGTGGTCGACTTCCGGGGGGAGCGCCGGGTGATCGGAAACGGTGATTTCCACGGTGATGGCGCGGGGTGTGCCGCGGGCCGGCACGGTGACGGCCGGGTCGGGAACGGCGTGGGCGGTGAGGCCCGGGTGGGAAGTGCCGGCGACCGTGAGGGTGACGGAGGGGCCGCGGAGCACGGTGACGGTGAACCGGAAACGGCCCGCCTTTTCCGGTGGGTTGGGGGATTCGGCGCGACCGAGGTCTGCGCCGGCGGTCGGCGAACAGGTCTGCCGGGCATGGTGCGTCGGTGCCGATGGTGTCCCAACTGCGGCTGGAGTCCGTCGAGTTGGCCGGTTCGGCGGGCCGGTGCCACTCATGGCCGCAGCCTCACGGGGTCACGGTAGGGGAGGGGGCCGGGGTGGGGAAAGGCGACGGTGCCCCGCCGCTGCGCCGGGGGCGCGGTGCGGCGGGGCGGTGCGTCGTGCGGGTGCGGTGGTGCGGTGCGTCGTGCGGTGGTGTGCGGGCTACGGCAGCTTCACGAACGGCGAGAGGAAGGCACGGGCGCCGGGGGTGTCCAGGCGGTACGTCACGTTGGTCGCGTAGCAGGGGGTGTCGCCGGTGATGGTGGTGGCGGCGAGGATGCTCCGGCCGCCGATCACCGCGAAGTTGGGGCCGCCCGAGTCGCCGTAGCAGGCGCCTCCGTTGCCCTGCGGCGCGGTCATCGCGAGCCGGGCCCAGGAGTCGTTGAGGGCGTTGAAGGTGACGGGTGCCTTCATCCGGACGCCGCCGCCCGGGTGGGTCTGGCCGCCGGGGCCGTTGACGGCCTCCTGGGTGCCGTATCCGGCGACGAGCCAGTCGGTGGTGTTCAGGCCCTGCGGGCCGAGCTCGCCGAGCTGGTTCGCGGTGGGCAGGGTGGCCGGCGTGAAGCTCCAGCGGGCCTTCATCTCGGCGGCGGGCAGCTGGATCACCGCGATGTCGTGGGTGTCGGCGGCGGGCCCGGGGTAGTCGGGGTGCGTGTGCGCGGTGCCCCGGACGGCGACGGCGGCGGCTTGCGCGGCCGGATCGCCCGGGTGCTTCTTCGCCGCCGCGTCCAGTCCGGACTGCACGTCCTGGTCGAGGGAGACGTGGAACCGCACGTTGTCGGGCCAGTCCGAGGTGCAGTGCGCGGCGGTCAGGAAGGTGTCCGCGTCGACCATGGTGCCGGAGCAGACCCAGTCGACCCGGTCGGGGGTCGCGGGGTCGCCGTCGTCGTCCCAGGTGGCCACGAGCGCGCCGACCTCGGTGCGTTCGGGGGCGGGCGCGGCGTTGTAGGAGTTGACGGCGGAGGACGGCAGCGCGGTGGCGAGCACGGTGGCGCAGGCCGCGGCGGTGACGGAGAAGGCGCGTACGGAGGTCAAGAGAAACCCTTCTGCGGGTGGGACGGGTCTTCTCCTGTGGGGGTGGCGCCAGTGAAAGGCCAGCGGGGCGGTCGCGACAAGAGCGCGCCCGCCCCTCCAGGGTTTTCCCTATGCCGGCCGGACCGCGCGGGTCAGTTCGCGCCGCGGATGAGTTCCTCGTCGCCCGGCCTCACATCGCGCAGGAGGCAGGTCAGCCGGGCCGTGCACACCCTTTTGTCGCTTTCGTCCGTGATGACGATTTCGTACGTGGCGGTCGACCGGCCCCGGTGCACGGGCGTGGCCACGCCCGTGACCAGACCGGAGCGCACCCCTCGGTGGTGGGTGCAGTTCAGGTCGACGCCCACGGCGATCTTGGAGCTGCCGCCGTGCAGCATCGACCCGATCGAGCCCAGGGTCTCGGCCAGCACCGCGGAGGCCCCGCCGTGCAGCAGTCCGTAGGGCTGGGTGTTGCCCTCCACCGGCATGGTGCCGACGACCCGGTCCGCCGACGCCTCGGAGATCTGGACGCCCATCCGGTTCCCCAGGTGGCCCGCGGAGAACAGGGCCAGGAGGTCCACGCCGAGCGCGGCGTACTCGTCGATGACCTCTTGCGGGAACTTCACATGCTGCTGCTCACCCATCGGGCCCGGCTCCGTTCGTCCTCGTCACTCGGCTGCCTGTGTCACTGAGCGAACGCTCAGTCGGTGGCCGATTGTTCCAGACGCACCACCACGGACTTGCTGGCCGGGGTGTTGCTGGTGTCCGCCGTGGCGTCCAGCGGCACCAGCACGTTGGTCTCCGGGTAGTACGCGGCGGCACAGCCCCGGGCCGTCGGGTAGTGCACGACGCGGAAACCGGGTGCCCGGCGCTCCACCCCGTCCTTCCACTCGCCGACCAGGTCGACGTACGCGCCGTCCGCCAGCTTCAGGGCCCGCGCGTCCTCGGGGTGCACCAGCACCACCCGGCGGCCGTTCCGGATGCCCCGGTAGCGGTCGTCGAGGCCGTAGATCGTGGTGTTGTACTGGTCGTGCGAGCGCAGCGTCTGCAGCAGCAGGCGGCCCTCGGGCAGCTCCGGGTACTCCACGGGCGCGGCGGTGAAGTTGGCCTTGCCGGTGGCCGTGGGGAAGCGGCGCTCGTCGCGCGGGGCGTGGGGGAGGGCGAAGCCGCCGGGGCGACCAGCAGAACCCGTCACGCGCGCGTTGAAGTCCTCGAAGCCCGGGATCACGCGCGCGATGCGGTCCCGGATCGTCGCGTAGTCCTTCTCGAACTCCTCCCACGGCGTGCGGCTGTCCTCGCCGAGCACGCGGCGGGCGAGCCGGCTGACGATGGCCGGCTCCGACAGCAGGTGCCGGCTCGCGGGCTCCAGGCGGCCCCGCGAGGCGTGCACCATGCCCATCGAGTCCTCGACCGTCACGAACTGCTCGCCGCCGCCCTGGAGATCGCGCTCGGTACGGCCCAGCGTCGGCAGGATCAGGGCCCGCGCGCCCGTGACCGCGTGCGAGCGGTTCAGCTTCGTCGACACGTGCACGGTCAGCCGGGCCCGGCGCATGGCCGCCTCGGTGACGTCCGTGTCGGGGGACGCCGAGACGAAGTTGCCGCCCATGGCGAAGAAGACCTTCGCCTCGCCGTCGCGCAGGGCGCGGATGGCGCGCACGACGTCATAGCCGTGCTCACGCGGGGGCGCGAAGCCGAACTCCCTCTCCAGGGCGTCGAGGAACGCCGGAGCGGGCCGCTCGAAGATGCCCATCGTGCGGTCGCCCTGCACGTTCGAATGCCCGCGAACCGGGCACACGCCCGCGCCCGGACGCCCGATGTTGCCGCGCAGCAGGAGGAAGTTGACGACTTCCCTGATCGTGGGGACGGAGTGCTTGTGCTGGGTGAGGCCCATCGCCCAGCACACGATGGTGCGTTCGGAGGCCAGGACCATCCGCAGGGCCTTCTCGATGTCCTCCCGGCTCAGGCCGGTCGCCGCGAGCGTCTCGTCCCAGTCGGCGGCGCGGGCGGCCTCGGTGAACTCCTCGTAGCCGTGCGTGTGCTCCCGCACGAACGCCTCGTCGACCGCGCCGTCCGTCTCCAGGATCAGCTTGTTCAGCAGGCGGAAGAGGGCCTGGTCGCCGCCGATGCGGATCTGCAGGAACAGATCCGTGAGCGCGGCGCCCCTGACCATGCCCTGAGGGGTCTGCGGGTTCTTGAAGCGCTCCAGACCCGCCTCCGGCAGCGGATTGACGCTGATGATCCGCGCGCCGTTGTCCTTTGCCTTCTCCAGCGCGGACAGCATGCGCGGGTGGTTCGTCCCCGGGTTCTGCCCGGCGACGATGATCAGGTCGGCCTTGTAGAGGTCCTCCAGCAGGACACTGCCCTTGCCGATGCCGATCGTCTCCGACAGGGCCGAGCCGGACGACTCGTGACACATGTTCGAGCAGTCGGGGAGGTTGTTCGTGCCGAGCTCGCGGGCGAACAGCTGGTAGAGGAACGCGGCCTCGTTGCTCGTGCGGCCGGAGGTGTAGAAGACGGCCTCGTCCGGGGAGGCGAGTGCGTCGATCTCCTCAGCGATGATGTCGAAGGCGCGCTCCCAGGTGACCGGCTCGTAGTGCGAGCCGCCCTCGGGGAGGTACATGGGGTGGGTGAGCCGGCCCTGCTGCCCCAGCCAGTAGCCGCTGCGGCCGGCCAGGTCGGCGACCGGGTGCGCGGCGAAGAACTCCGGCGTGACCCGGCGCAGGGTGGCCTCCTCGGCCACGGCCTTCGCGCCGTTCTCGCAGAACTCCGCCTTGTGCCGGTGCTCCGGCTCGGGCCAGGCGCAGCCCGGGCAGTCGAAGCCGTCCTTCTGGTTCACGCTCAGCAGCGTCAGAGCGGTGCGCTTCACGCCCATCTGCTGCTGGGCGATCCGCAGCGTGTGCCCGATGGCCGGCAGCCCCGCGGCCGCGTGCTTCGGCCCGGCGACCTGCGGCGCGTCCTGGACCGGATCGCTCTTGGGCGGCTTCGACGCCATCGCACACTCCCCTTCGACTGCGCTGCGAGGTACGTCTCCGATCCTCCCACGCGGTGGTGACAGCGGTTGTGGTCGGGCCGGGGGGTCGGCGGGTGTGTGGGGTCTCCTGCGGGGTGGCGGGTGGGTTGGGGAGTGGCGTCGGCGGGTGAGCCGGATCCCTGCGGGCCGGGGGGCGGGCCGGGGGCGTCGGCCGGTGTGTGGGGTCTCCTGCGGGGTTGCGGGTGGGGTTGGGAATCGGCGATGGCGGGTGAGTGGGCCCCCTGCGGGGCCGCGGGTCGGGTCGGGAGGTGGCGACGTCGGGGTGAGCGGGGTCTCCCGCGGGGCCGCGGGTCGGGCCGCGAGGCGGCGAAGGCGGGGTGAGCGGCGTCTCCCGCGGGGCGCACCCGAGCCCGGCACGCGTGGGGGCGGGACCGACTGTCAGTGGGGCGTGGCAGGATCGGGGGCGTGGCAGAGACAGCATCGAAGACGACCGACAAGACCTCCGGCGGCAGCCGGCCGCGACTGATGCTCATGGACGGGCACTCGCTGGCCTACCGAGCGTTCTTCGCGCTGCCCGCGGAGAACTTCACCACCGCGACGGGTCAGCCGACGAACGCGATCTACGGCTTCGCGTCGATGCTCGCCAACACGCTGCGCGACGAGGCGCCCACGCACTTCGCGGTCGCCTTCGACGTCTCCCGCAAGACCTGGCGGTCCCAGGAGTTCACGGAGTACAAGGCGAACCGCTCCAAGACCCCGGACGAGTTCAAGGGCCAGGTCGAGCTGATCGGCGAGCTCCTGGACGCGATGGGCGCCCAGCGCTTCGCGGTGGACGGCTTCGAGGCGGACGACGTCATCGCCACGCTCGCCACCCAGGCCGAGGCCGCGGGCTTCGAGGTGCTGATCGTCACCGGCGACCGCGACTCCTTCCAGCTGGTCAGCGAGCACACCACCGTGCTGTACCCGACCAAGGGCGTCTCCGAGCTGACCCGCTTCACCCCGGAGAAGGTATTCGAGAAGTACGGGTTGACGCCCGCGCAGTACCCCGACTTCGCTGCCCTGCGCGGCGACCCCTCCGACAACCTCCCCGGCATCCCCGGCGTCGGCGAGAAGACCGCCGCGAAGTGGATCAACCAGTTCGGCTCCTTCGCCGAGCTCGTCGAGCGCGTCG
Protein-coding regions in this window:
- a CDS encoding branched-chain amino acid ABC transporter permease, encoding MNTLPQQLANGLLLGSMYGLIAIGYTMVYGIVQLINFAHGEIFMTGAFGALTVYFYILPDGTSMALAVPLMLLGGAIVAILIAVGAERFAYRPLRGAPRLAPLITAIGLSLALQEVVRNFYPGADRARAFPGLDATHDIGSVTIKDADIFLIVAAILCMAALAIFVRRSRTGRAMQATAQDPDTAQLMGIDTNRIIVIAFAIGGFFAAVAAVAYGLKYGNVDYRMGFLMGLKAFTAAVLGGIGNIYGAMLGGIVLGIAETLASAYIDEIPGMQQLGGQSWANVWAFCLLILVLLFRPQGLLGERVADRA
- a CDS encoding branched-chain amino acid ABC transporter substrate-binding protein; this encodes MVILTSVLTTGALTLTACGSRDDSGDKGGDGGSDTTFTIGVDAPLSGENSTTGLGIQYGAQIAVDDANKNNWVPGVKFKLKALDDKAQPATGQSNATALTGDKTVVGAVGPLNSGVAQTMQQVFASANMAQISPANTAPELTQGKNWQTDKKRPFKTYFRTATTDELQGSFAAGYAYNGLKKKKAFVVDDKQTYGAGLAKIFNEQYKKLGGKVVGTDHVNTGDKDFGSLVTKIKNSGADLLYYGGQYDESALITKQLKDAGVKIPLFGGDGMFASTYIEAAGKSSEGDLATAIGVPADTLPAAKTFIQTYKDKGYKGDYGAYGAYAYDATTAIIKAVKAAADANGGKVPTDINDLRSKVVDGVQKSDFEGLTGKISFDQYGDTTNKQLTVYQVEKGAWKDVETGTADLK
- a CDS encoding trypsin-like serine protease; the encoded protein is MTSVRAFSVTAAACATVLATALPSSAVNSYNAAPAPERTEVGALVATWDDDGDPATPDRVDWVCSGTMVDADTFLTAAHCTSDWPDNVRFHVSLDQDVQSGLDAAAKKHPGDPAAQAAAVAVRGTAHTHPDYPGPAADTHDIAVIQLPAAEMKARWSFTPATLPTANQLGELGPQGLNTTDWLVAGYGTQEAVNGPGGQTHPGGGVRMKAPVTFNALNDSWARLAMTAPQGNGGACYGDSGGPNFAVIGGRSILAATTITGDTPCYATNVTYRLDTPGARAFLSPFVKLP
- a CDS encoding PaaI family thioesterase, encoding MGEQQHVKFPQEVIDEYAALGVDLLALFSAGHLGNRMGVQISEASADRVVGTMPVEGNTQPYGLLHGGASAVLAETLGSIGSMLHGGSSKIAVGVDLNCTHHRGVRSGLVTGVATPVHRGRSTATYEIVITDESDKRVCTARLTCLLRDVRPGDEELIRGAN
- a CDS encoding FdhF/YdeP family oxidoreductase; the encoded protein is MASKPPKSDPVQDAPQVAGPKHAAAGLPAIGHTLRIAQQQMGVKRTALTLLSVNQKDGFDCPGCAWPEPEHRHKAEFCENGAKAVAEEATLRRVTPEFFAAHPVADLAGRSGYWLGQQGRLTHPMYLPEGGSHYEPVTWERAFDIIAEEIDALASPDEAVFYTSGRTSNEAAFLYQLFARELGTNNLPDCSNMCHESSGSALSETIGIGKGSVLLEDLYKADLIIVAGQNPGTNHPRMLSALEKAKDNGARIISVNPLPEAGLERFKNPQTPQGMVRGAALTDLFLQIRIGGDQALFRLLNKLILETDGAVDEAFVREHTHGYEEFTEAARAADWDETLAATGLSREDIEKALRMVLASERTIVCWAMGLTQHKHSVPTIREVVNFLLLRGNIGRPGAGVCPVRGHSNVQGDRTMGIFERPAPAFLDALEREFGFAPPREHGYDVVRAIRALRDGEAKVFFAMGGNFVSASPDTDVTEAAMRRARLTVHVSTKLNRSHAVTGARALILPTLGRTERDLQGGGEQFVTVEDSMGMVHASRGRLEPASRHLLSEPAIVSRLARRVLGEDSRTPWEEFEKDYATIRDRIARVIPGFEDFNARVTGSAGRPGGFALPHAPRDERRFPTATGKANFTAAPVEYPELPEGRLLLQTLRSHDQYNTTIYGLDDRYRGIRNGRRVVLVHPEDARALKLADGAYVDLVGEWKDGVERRAPGFRVVHYPTARGCAAAYYPETNVLVPLDATADTSNTPASKSVVVRLEQSATD